The Humulus lupulus chromosome 4, drHumLupu1.1, whole genome shotgun sequence genome has a window encoding:
- the LOC133830165 gene encoding BTB/POZ and TAZ domain-containing protein 1: MKTSPIAYDLYEYITSTESDPPRVLPEPDVCILTSDGLRIPAHSSILASVSAVFESIIEQPRKNRSSERVIRILGVPGDAVVSFVRFLYSSRCEEEQLELYGIHLLALSHVYLVPQLKQKCAKNLGQRLTSENVVDVLQLAKLCDSPDLYLKCMKLVSTHFKAVEATEGWKFLQDHDPFLELDILQFIDEDEKRKKKSRKHRETQSLYLQLSEAMECLQHICTEGCTSVGPHDMVPGKKKGPCSKFSTCQGLQQLINHFATCKKRVNEGCLRCKRMWQLLRLHSSICEHSDSCRVPLCRQFKLKMLQEKRRDDLRWKLLVKKVVSAKTISSLSLTTRRKEADQREKLGLRGYRLCNESSQ, encoded by the exons ATGAAAACCAGTCCAATCGCTTACGACCTGTACGAATACATCACTTCAACGGAGTCGGATCCGCCCCGGGTATTGCCGGAGCCCGATGTTTGTATTCTCACATCTGACGGACTAAGAATCCCGGCGCATTCTAGCATTCTG GCTTCGGTGTCGGCTGTATTTGAGAGTATAATTGAGCAGCCACGTAAGAACCGGAGCTCCGAAAGAGTCATTCGGATCCTCGGCGTTCCTGGAGACGCCGTCGTTTCGTTTGTTCGCTTCCTCTACTCGTCGAG GTGCGAGGAGGAGCAGCTGGAGTTATATGGAATTCATTTGCTGGCTTTGTCGCACGTTTACCTGGTGCCACAGCTGAAACAGAAATGCGCTAAGAACTTGGGTCAACGGTTGACCAGTGAGAATGTGGTGGACGTCCTCCAATTGGCTAAGCTCTGCGACTCACCGGATCTTTACCTCAAGTGCATGAAACTCGTATCCACTCATTTCAAGGCTGTTGAAGCCACCGAAGGCTGGAAATTCCTTCAAGACCACGATCCGTTTCTCGAACTCGACATCTTGCAATTCATTGACGAGGACGAAAAG AGGAAGAAGAAGTCAAGAAAGCATAGGGAAACACAAAGCTTGTATTTACAGCTAAGCGAGGCTATGGAGTGTTTACAGCACATATGTACAGAAGGGTGCACAAGCGTTGGGCCACATGACATGGTGCCCGGGAAGAAGAAAGGCCCGTGTAGCAAATTCTCCACGTGCCAAGGTCTCCAGCAATTGATCAATCACTTTGCCACGTGTAAGAAAAGGGTCAATGAAGGCTGCTTGCGTTGCAAAAGGATGTGGCAGCTTCTGAGGCTTCACTCTTCGATTTGTGAACATTCCGATTCATGCAGAGTTCCTCTTTGCAG GCAATTCAAGTTGAAAATGCTCCAAGAGAAAAGGAGAGATGATTTAAGATGGAAGCTACTAGTGAAAAAGGTGGTGTCGGCCAAAACCATATCCTCTTTGTCCTTAACCACAAGGAGGAAAGAAGCGGATCAAAGAGAGAAATTGGGCTTGAGGGGCTACAGGTTGTGTAATGAGAGTAGTCAGTAG